The DNA segment ACACTGAAAGTCGCATACTAACGTTTTGTGTCCATTTAATTTAGGTAGTTGAAccaataacaaaaaacaacaaaattaagtgTGTAAACGAGCCATCGACCGCTTCATTAATGCATAACCgattatttaatattttagtgaaatttatgCCGATTTGAAAAGTTCACTCAGAGCTCTCGTAGACTGCATGGGAGCTCATTGTGATCTATCGGAACACGGTCGGTCGTTTCCAAAGATATATATGCGTTTAACTGGCTATCGTTATATAAATGTTGATaatgtaatttttcgaaaaagattaGAGGCTTGTTgctgtttttctttaaaatgttttttttttcatcttttcgaAACATCAACCGTTTTTGTTGTCTACATGAGTCGATCGGATTTCGGTCATATATGTATTCAAGTTACTCGCAAAAGTGTTGTTGAGAGTTAGAGAGAAGTGAGTTTAGAGTGTGgtaatggaaaaatgttatcattaaattaaaatcaacttCGTTTATGCGTAATGCTCTGAATAAACcgagaaaattttccattaattgaAGGTTTAATGTTGTTATAGGATCAAGTGAGATATGATGACCGTTCTATTCAATTTAAGTTACAGTTAGTGTTTGATCGTAATTGGATGAGTGTCGCAATGGAAAAATGCATGGCAATTAAAGTCGACGTTAGATTAGAATGATAATCTTTTTAGcgagattgttttttttttattaaatagcCAACATTAATAATAGATTATTGAACTGGTCTACTAAGTGCGTTATTAAAcgaatgtttttatttatacaataatacaataataataaacaaaaattatattccgAGGAAAGCTCGAGTCTCCTATTATATTGGTCTGTAATGTTAAAAATCGTAAAGGTTTTTCGTTTCGGGTAATGTAATGTATGACATACAGGGTATGTTGATATTtgttatttcactaaatttcaacaaaatctcgTTAGAAAAAATCCACTAAATTTAGTTTCAAGTCTAGGCACGAGGGATTTTTAGTGTCGTCGGGTATCGGTCCATCAATTTATATAGGTGCTGTACAATGAGCTTCAATCTTTAAGGCTTAATAAACgtcaatttcgaatttataaaTTCAGCGACATAATGCAACTTCGTCCATTACTTACGAATACGTTTTGAGGAAATAGTTAGTTCAGTCTTCCTGATCTATTCGAATAGCTAGAATCTGAAACAGCCTGTTGCTAATATTACTTACGTTAATTTCATTCCATTCGTACTATATGGCGTCCTACTGCCGTAAACAAGGCTTCacagtttttaaataaaattttgtttacgttGCTCGAACTAAAAATCAGCAACGGAGCTcctatcaattttttcaatttttagtcgATTTGTCATGTTAACAATTtgcaaatcaaaaattacatttcgaaatgtgTCTGTTCCGCTGACCCGAAAAGGTAAACTGCATTTAAATCACAAATCAACACTGCTTTCTTTCACGTCAGGTATACAAAATCTGTCGAAGTGACCGAAACCGTTTCGattacaaaaacaatttactgagaaaaaaacaaatgatttCAGAAAGTAAAGGGAACCAAAATGATAAACGAAactaaaatcaatttcttttctcttttcaATTTACAGAATGAAGGTACAAATTGCTTTACTAATCACCTTGGTTGCGTGCGCACTAGCACTACCAGTTCCTGAAGATGAAGTGTCACCAATCCAATCAGCCGTTTCGGATGTGagttttgagaaaaaaatcaacgcaATTGAAGACAACGCGAAAACAGCTGCAGTTGAAGAAAAAGCAGAGGAAGTTAAACCAGCCGAAGCTGCTGAGCCTGTTCAACCGGAAGCGAAATCAGCACCAGTAGAGGAGGTCAAGGAAGCAGCGGTTCCTGAAGTTAAAGAAGAGACACCAGCCGAACGAAAATTAGATGTTGCCGCACCTGAAGATGCACAAGTTGTTCCAGCTGTTGAATCTGTAGCGCCTGTTGAGGCCAAACAGGTCGCTCCAGAGGAAAAATCATTGGCAGAGAACAGCCCACAGCCGGAGGTTCGTGCTAacgaaaacaaagaaattcccGCCGCAGAAGAGAAAGCTGAAATCGCCGAAGAACCAAAACCGATCGCCGAAGCAATCAGTGAAACTAAGGAAAGCCGAGAAGAGAAACCAGCCGAACCCAAAGCCGAGGAAGCCAAACCAGAGGAGAAACAAGAAGCAAAAAAGACCGAAGAATTGCAATCGGAAGAACGTCAAATTCGTGGTGATGACAAAAAACAAGAAGAAACAGCCGCTGCACCAGCAGCCGCAGAACCTGCTGCGGAAATCAAATCTGAACCAAAAACAACCGTAGACGAACcaaaaaaacaggaaaatgAGAACGAATTACTCCGAGAATTGCCGATTGCAAGCGAAGTAGCTGAGAAACCAAAAGAAAGAGCCGCTACACCAGCAGCTGATAGTGCAGAGAGTAAAGAATCGGCAGAGAAAGTCGAGAAGCCGAAACAAGAATCCAGCGAAGAATCAGGCGAAGAAAAGTCcgaataaacatttcaacccaaatataaaattcaaacaaaacaaaaaaaaaagaaaagaaaaaaaacttatttaatTTAGACACGAGAATGGACTTAGAGCCACCTATCACATTTTATGCGatagaatttttctaatttttaatttatgcaTTGGAGTTTAAAGtcacgtttttatttttaattttttcaaattttttaaaaacaattttcgtttcaaaatcaTATTCTGGCACTAGAAAAgtcgatgttttttttaaaaaaaagcttttcttTGTCTATAAATGATGCAACTAAGTTAAAActcatttgaatgaaattattgCACGACATGGAAGGAATGGCAACTCGTCTAAATGTCCATTTTATAATAATCAAAGccacaaaattcaattcttacagttgctgctgctgtcttgattttttatttttgtttatcgcaaaaaaaaaacttttacaaaacTTTAGATCAACGACTTATATGTACACACTATAACGTATTACATATACAAGACCGGAACATGCAAATTATTCTATTTGTGCACCGGTTAACAATTTAATATATTTCTTCATTTCAGCTCAGATTTTGTTGCTTCAATTTATGAATAAAGTTAGCAAGTGAAATAGTCATACAAATGAAGAAAGTCAATtaggaaaatcaatttttatacgAGATTATAAGAGAGCATCTACAatcaaaattgtcttttttcgaatgaaaattccattaaaactaatttttgatgTTATAATGTGGTAGACTTTATTCTTTGTTGCTATAGActgatttattaaaaaaaagaagttcttTAATGACCTAACGATATCCAAAATAATGTGTTTTGGTATTTCAAGTCATCCCTAAATTAAAATAGTTAGTTCATAGATTGTAAACGTATCTTGCATTTGTAATGCCTTCAATGTGGTAATAATATAATTAGAAATTTAAGTAAATATCGTTGTATGATTCTCAATAAAAGCTAaggataaaattaaataagaaaaaaaacgttttttgcaTTCAGAAATAAGTTCAGTTGATGCAGACTGCAGACGACGGACTGATGCATCAAA comes from the Bradysia coprophila strain Holo2 chromosome X unlocalized genomic scaffold, BU_Bcop_v1 contig_473, whole genome shotgun sequence genome and includes:
- the LOC119070114 gene encoding cytochrome c1 — encoded protein: MKVQIALLITLVACALALPVPEDEVSPIQSAVSDVSFEKKINAIEDNAKTAAVEEKAEEVKPAEAAEPVQPEAKSAPVEEVKEAAVPEVKEETPAERKLDVAAPEDAQVVPAVESVAPVEAKQVAPEEKSLAENSPQPEVRANENKEIPAAEEKAEIAEEPKPIAEAISETKESREEKPAEPKAEEAKPEEKQEAKKTEELQSEERQIRGDDKKQEETAAAPAAAEPAAEIKSEPKTTVDEPKKQENENELLRELPIASEVAEKPKERAATPAADSAESKESAEKVEKPKQESSEESGEEKSE